In Sinorhizobium mexicanum, one DNA window encodes the following:
- a CDS encoding YeiH family protein codes for MNVETRPMAGRGWLKALSTPAPGLFLALTVAAAATFVAQAVGAPVMPFALLIGIALNGASGDEQLRAGLAFASRPLLQVGIALLGLKISVMQVASLGSDTLLLVASGTAVSIASGLALARLFGLPSTLGLLAGGATGICGASAALAISSTLPASPNKDRETAFVIVTVTTLSTVAMLAYPVIAHFLGLDDRQTGIFLGATIHDVAQVVGAGYAVSEEAGDTATIVKLFRVALLLPTVLGIALTMRSRASTEGRLPWLLPPFAVAFAVLVVVNSSGFVPTALRDVSIALSNWCLATAVAAIGIRTSISGTLRMGWAALAVPIGATILLMTLVISFELIMRN; via the coding sequence ATGAACGTCGAAACTCGGCCGATGGCGGGGCGTGGATGGCTGAAGGCGCTGTCCACGCCCGCGCCGGGGTTGTTTCTCGCGCTGACCGTCGCGGCGGCGGCCACCTTCGTGGCCCAGGCCGTCGGCGCGCCGGTCATGCCTTTTGCATTGCTGATCGGCATCGCGCTCAATGGGGCTTCCGGCGATGAGCAGTTGCGCGCGGGGCTCGCCTTCGCCTCGCGGCCTCTGCTGCAGGTCGGTATCGCTCTTCTCGGACTGAAGATCTCGGTCATGCAGGTTGCGAGCCTCGGCTCCGATACCTTGCTGCTCGTGGCCAGTGGCACGGCAGTCTCGATCGCGAGCGGCCTCGCACTTGCGAGGCTTTTCGGGCTGCCGTCCACCTTGGGTTTACTCGCAGGCGGCGCGACAGGCATTTGCGGCGCTTCCGCCGCACTGGCCATCTCGTCGACACTGCCCGCCTCACCGAACAAGGACCGGGAAACGGCCTTCGTCATCGTGACGGTCACGACGCTCTCGACCGTCGCGATGCTCGCCTACCCGGTCATTGCACACTTCCTCGGTCTCGATGATCGCCAGACCGGGATATTCCTCGGCGCGACGATCCACGACGTCGCCCAGGTCGTCGGCGCCGGCTACGCGGTATCCGAGGAGGCCGGCGACACCGCGACGATCGTGAAGCTCTTTCGCGTGGCCCTTCTTCTGCCGACAGTCCTCGGCATAGCGCTCACGATGCGATCGCGCGCGAGTACGGAAGGACGGCTGCCGTGGCTTCTGCCCCCTTTCGCGGTCGCCTTTGCCGTGCTGGTAGTGGTCAATTCGTCCGGCTTCGTGCCGACCGCACTGCGCGACGTCTCGATCGCGCTCTCAAACTGGTGTCTCGCCACGGCCGTAGCCGCGATCGGCATCCGCACCTCCATTTCCGGTACACTGAGGATGGGCTGGGCCGCCTTGGCGGTTCCGATCGGTGCGACCATTCTCCTGATGACCCTTGTCATCAGCTTTGAACTCATCATGAGGAACTAG
- a CDS encoding UxaA family hydrolase — MASNYSNLTFKGYRRDNGRVGVRNHVVILPVDDISNAACEAVANNIKGTLALPHAYGRLQFGADLDLHFRTMIGTGANPNVAAVIVIGIEPGWTKRIVDGIAETGKPVAGFSIEQNGDLKTIMDASRKAKEFVHYATELQREECSVSELWVSTKCGESDTTTGLGSCPTVGNMYDKLLPEGIYGCFGETSEITGAEHICKERAINAEVGERWYKMWKAYQEDVIEAHKDSDLSESQPTKGNIEGGLSTIEEKALGNLEKIGRTSRYIDILEPAEAPRSGKGLYFMDSSSAAAECVTLMAAGGYVIHTFPTGQGNVIGNPIVPVIKITANPRTVRTMGEHVDVDVSGILRREMTIDQAGDALIENILRTANGRHTAAEALGHREFVMTKLYRSA, encoded by the coding sequence ATGGCTTCAAACTACTCCAACCTCACCTTCAAGGGCTATCGCCGCGACAACGGCCGCGTCGGCGTGCGCAACCATGTCGTGATCCTGCCGGTTGATGACATCTCCAACGCCGCCTGCGAGGCCGTGGCCAACAACATCAAGGGCACGCTGGCCTTGCCGCATGCCTACGGTCGTCTGCAGTTCGGCGCCGATCTCGATTTGCATTTCCGCACCATGATCGGAACCGGCGCGAACCCCAACGTGGCGGCAGTCATCGTCATCGGCATCGAACCCGGCTGGACGAAGCGGATCGTCGACGGCATCGCGGAAACCGGCAAACCGGTCGCCGGTTTCTCGATCGAGCAGAATGGCGACCTCAAGACCATCATGGACGCAAGCCGGAAGGCCAAGGAGTTCGTCCACTACGCCACCGAGTTGCAGCGCGAGGAGTGCTCGGTCTCGGAGCTGTGGGTCTCGACCAAGTGCGGCGAGAGCGACACCACGACGGGTCTCGGCTCCTGCCCGACCGTCGGCAACATGTATGACAAGCTGTTGCCGGAAGGCATCTACGGCTGCTTCGGCGAGACCTCCGAAATCACCGGCGCCGAACACATCTGCAAGGAGCGTGCCATCAATGCCGAGGTCGGCGAGCGCTGGTACAAGATGTGGAAGGCTTACCAGGAAGACGTGATCGAGGCCCACAAGGACAGCGACCTCTCCGAAAGCCAGCCGACCAAAGGCAATATCGAGGGCGGCCTCAGCACGATCGAGGAAAAGGCGCTCGGCAATCTGGAGAAGATCGGCCGCACCTCCCGCTATATCGACATTCTCGAACCGGCAGAGGCGCCAAGGTCCGGCAAAGGCCTCTATTTCATGGATTCGTCTTCCGCTGCTGCGGAATGCGTCACGCTTATGGCTGCGGGCGGCTACGTGATCCACACCTTCCCGACCGGACAGGGGAACGTCATCGGCAACCCGATCGTGCCGGTCATCAAGATCACCGCTAACCCGCGCACGGTGCGCACCATGGGCGAGCACGTCGACGTCGACGTGTCCGGCATCCTGCGCCGCGAGATGACGATCGATCAGGCGGGCGACGCGCTGATCGAGAACATCCTGCGCACCGCCAACGGCAGGCACACCGCTGCCGAGGCGCTCGGCCACCGGGAATTTGTGATGACCAAACTCTACCGGAGCGCCTGA
- a CDS encoding UxaA family hydrolase: MSVPQLLVHETHDNVGVVVIEGLKAGTEMTCVVTADNSSFNLKVNEDVPIGHKVALTDLKAGDTAIKYGEDIGRIIADVAKGGHVHVHNLKTKRW; the protein is encoded by the coding sequence GTGAGCGTACCGCAACTGCTGGTGCACGAGACACACGACAACGTCGGTGTCGTCGTCATCGAGGGCCTGAAAGCCGGCACGGAAATGACCTGCGTCGTAACGGCCGACAATTCGAGCTTTAACCTGAAGGTCAACGAAGACGTGCCGATCGGCCACAAGGTGGCACTGACCGATCTCAAGGCCGGCGATACGGCGATCAAGTACGGCGAGGACATCGGCCGAATCATCGCCGACGTCGCCAAGGGCGGACACGTTCATGTCCACAATCTCAAGACCAAGCGCTGGTAG
- a CDS encoding GntR family transcriptional regulator, whose translation MDVSAETSLGFRPLYLQVREEITRQLASGRWQPGTMLPSEQELARELGVSQGTVRKALDAMTAERILVRRQGRGTFVAEYEESRILFQFFRLYPDSGERLFPISKVLNLSSATPNPREREALGLDDKATVWRISRLRYHGSELMLRETLSLPGQIFQGLSETEEIPNNVYRLYSQRWGITVTRISEKLKAVSADEVDRAALNCAVGAPLLEIRRIAFDLHKRPVEYRESRCQTETMHYASDLS comes from the coding sequence ATGGACGTGAGCGCGGAAACCAGCTTGGGCTTTCGTCCACTCTATCTGCAGGTACGGGAGGAGATTACCCGGCAGCTTGCGAGCGGGCGCTGGCAACCCGGCACGATGCTGCCAAGCGAGCAGGAGCTTGCGCGTGAACTCGGCGTCAGCCAGGGCACGGTCCGCAAGGCACTCGATGCGATGACCGCCGAACGCATTCTCGTTCGCCGGCAGGGCAGGGGAACGTTCGTCGCCGAATATGAGGAGAGCCGGATTCTTTTCCAGTTCTTCCGGCTCTATCCCGATTCGGGCGAGCGGCTGTTTCCCATATCGAAGGTGCTGAACCTGTCGTCCGCAACGCCGAACCCGCGTGAGCGCGAGGCGCTCGGCCTCGATGACAAGGCCACGGTCTGGCGTATATCTCGCTTGCGCTATCACGGCTCGGAACTGATGCTGCGCGAAACCCTGTCGCTGCCGGGCCAGATTTTTCAGGGCCTGTCGGAGACGGAGGAGATCCCCAACAACGTCTATCGGCTCTATTCGCAACGCTGGGGCATCACCGTCACCCGCATATCAGAGAAGCTGAAGGCCGTTTCGGCCGACGAAGTCGACCGTGCCGCACTGAACTGCGCCGTTGGCGCGCCCCTGCTGGAAATCAGGCGCATCGCCTTCGACCTGCACAAGCGGCCGGTCGAATATCGCGAATCTCGCTGTCAGACCGAAACCATGCACTACGCGTCCGATCTGAGCTGA
- a CDS encoding SMP-30/gluconolactonase/LRE family protein, with the protein MRVLRPRIERLGSYTARIGESAIWDEQEGALLWVDIAGCKVLLTRPESGETESWDFPEMTGFVQPADDGTWLVGQHDSVLKFDPANGTASVFTELEPAGSGNRTNDAACDRQGRLWVGTMPLPQTGLSPVGNIHLVGSDGGTATIERGLTVPNGIAFSPDGRTVYWADTTLTPHQVWRARYDPDTGRTEGKETFVIFPEDGGRPDGAAVDAAGCYWVAAVRGSQLLRFTPEGKLDLAVPLPVARPSKVAFGGSDLKTLFVTSISEGLAPEAHAAEPLAGALLALDLGIEGLPATPFRTGA; encoded by the coding sequence ATGCGCGTGCTGAGGCCAAGGATCGAGCGGCTCGGCTCCTATACCGCGCGGATCGGGGAAAGCGCGATCTGGGACGAGCAGGAAGGGGCGTTGCTGTGGGTCGATATCGCCGGCTGCAAGGTGCTGCTGACACGGCCGGAAAGCGGAGAGACGGAAAGCTGGGATTTTCCGGAAATGACCGGCTTCGTCCAGCCTGCCGACGACGGGACGTGGCTCGTCGGCCAGCACGACAGCGTCCTGAAATTCGATCCGGCGAACGGAACGGCCAGCGTTTTCACTGAGCTCGAGCCCGCCGGCTCGGGCAACCGGACCAACGACGCCGCGTGCGATCGCCAGGGACGGCTGTGGGTGGGAACCATGCCGCTGCCGCAGACCGGCCTCAGTCCTGTCGGCAACATCCATCTGGTGGGGAGCGACGGCGGCACCGCCACGATCGAGCGCGGCCTTACCGTCCCGAACGGCATCGCATTCAGCCCGGATGGACGCACCGTCTACTGGGCCGACACGACCCTGACGCCGCACCAGGTCTGGCGGGCGCGCTACGATCCGGACACCGGCAGGACGGAAGGAAAGGAGACATTCGTCATCTTCCCAGAGGATGGCGGACGTCCCGATGGTGCCGCCGTCGATGCCGCGGGCTGCTATTGGGTGGCCGCCGTCCGCGGATCGCAACTGCTGCGCTTTACGCCGGAAGGCAAGCTCGATCTTGCCGTGCCGTTGCCCGTCGCACGTCCCTCGAAAGTCGCTTTCGGCGGATCGGACCTGAAGACCCTCTTCGTCACCTCGATCAGCGAGGGACTGGCGCCCGAAGCCCACGCTGCGGAGCCTCTCGCGGGGGCGCTGCTCGCGCTCGACCTCGGCATCGAAGGGTTGCCGGCGACACCCTTCAGGACCGGCGCGTAA
- a CDS encoding HpcH/HpaI aldolase family protein has translation MPLNAFKRNLKRTPPMIGVWSMSGSAMAAEALGFAGYDFVVLDMEHAPNDAPRVFGLLQAAAGSPASPVVRLQWNDTVTVKQLLDFGAQTLMFPYIQNADEARRAVAATRYPPEGVRGFAGMSRATRYGAIADYHRNAANEICVILQLETKKAVANLEEIAAIPGVDCIFIGPGDLSADMGFIGQPGHPEVQTVLAYAAARCSKLGMPSGILAGGSAQARDYLGYGFSWVASGSDLGLMMSNARSELKNLRSGG, from the coding sequence ATGCCGCTCAATGCATTCAAAAGGAATCTCAAGCGCACACCGCCGATGATCGGCGTGTGGTCCATGAGCGGAAGCGCCATGGCGGCCGAGGCGCTGGGCTTTGCGGGCTACGACTTCGTCGTCCTTGACATGGAACACGCCCCCAACGACGCGCCGCGCGTCTTCGGCCTGCTTCAGGCAGCGGCCGGGTCGCCAGCGAGCCCGGTCGTGCGGCTTCAGTGGAACGACACTGTAACGGTGAAGCAGCTCCTCGATTTCGGCGCCCAGACGCTGATGTTCCCCTATATACAGAACGCCGACGAGGCGCGCCGCGCGGTTGCCGCCACGCGCTACCCTCCGGAGGGCGTTCGCGGCTTCGCGGGGATGAGCCGCGCCACGCGCTACGGCGCCATCGCCGACTATCATCGCAACGCAGCGAACGAGATCTGCGTCATTCTCCAGTTGGAGACGAAGAAGGCGGTCGCGAATCTTGAGGAGATCGCCGCCATCCCGGGGGTCGATTGCATCTTCATCGGCCCGGGAGATCTCTCCGCGGACATGGGTTTCATCGGCCAGCCTGGTCACCCTGAAGTGCAGACGGTGCTTGCCTATGCTGCCGCGCGCTGCTCGAAGCTCGGCATGCCGAGCGGCATCCTGGCCGGTGGCTCGGCGCAAGCGCGCGACTATCTCGGATACGGCTTCAGTTGGGTCGCTTCCGGATCGGATCTCGGTCTGATGATGTCGAACGCCCGAAGCGAGCTCAAGAACCTGAGGAGCGGTGGCTGA
- a CDS encoding ABC transporter substrate-binding protein, producing the protein MIRFDRRGLRLATISIAALVAGMAGAASAQDKITLTFANWAAAEGTTRPGIEKVIADFEAANPEIDVVSEAISFSEIARQLVLRARSGNPPDVAQIAGNDTTLLAFTGALEPLDGYVKENLAANLKQGADAGLRDDGGLFAFPWNQSPAGFWYNKEIMQKAGLDPNKPPRTIDELTAALAAIKSSQPDVIPLAIDTTNRAFALSSNWPWMKSFGAVPVGEGATGAESAEMKAYLSWMRKIAQAGYIDPGRRIGEFRPLAAQGHVAFIWDQVLLKGVMQGASKMSDDDFYKTWGVTTLPAGAGKPTTFEGGHQLVMFASGKQKEAAWKFIEYLATSPDAIANYTMSVNSSLPSIKATGKADLDAALGTPVFKAFSDEIIPTLAPQPYGPDFAAAATAIMAGVQEAVTGSQPIDDIAASIQLGLPQ; encoded by the coding sequence ATGATACGATTCGACAGACGTGGGCTGCGGCTCGCCACCATATCCATTGCAGCACTGGTCGCCGGCATGGCAGGCGCCGCCTCGGCCCAGGACAAGATCACGCTGACCTTCGCCAACTGGGCCGCGGCAGAGGGTACCACACGGCCGGGCATCGAGAAGGTGATAGCAGATTTCGAGGCTGCCAATCCCGAGATCGATGTCGTGAGCGAGGCGATCTCGTTTTCCGAGATCGCGCGCCAGCTGGTGCTGAGGGCGCGTTCGGGCAATCCGCCGGACGTCGCGCAGATCGCCGGCAACGATACGACGCTGCTTGCGTTTACCGGTGCTTTGGAGCCGCTCGACGGCTATGTGAAAGAAAACCTCGCAGCCAACCTCAAGCAAGGCGCAGATGCCGGTCTTCGCGATGACGGCGGACTTTTCGCATTTCCGTGGAACCAGTCGCCAGCCGGCTTCTGGTACAACAAGGAGATCATGCAGAAGGCGGGCCTCGATCCGAACAAGCCGCCCCGCACGATCGACGAGCTGACCGCCGCACTCGCGGCCATCAAATCGAGCCAGCCGGACGTCATCCCGCTGGCGATCGACACGACCAATCGCGCCTTCGCGCTCAGCTCGAACTGGCCGTGGATGAAGAGCTTTGGAGCAGTGCCGGTCGGTGAGGGCGCAACCGGGGCCGAGTCCGCCGAGATGAAGGCGTATCTCAGCTGGATGCGCAAGATCGCACAAGCCGGCTACATCGATCCGGGCCGGCGAATCGGCGAGTTCAGGCCGCTCGCGGCTCAGGGCCACGTTGCCTTCATCTGGGACCAGGTACTCCTCAAGGGTGTCATGCAGGGTGCCAGCAAAATGTCGGACGATGATTTCTACAAGACCTGGGGCGTGACGACACTTCCGGCGGGTGCCGGCAAGCCGACGACCTTCGAAGGCGGGCACCAGCTCGTCATGTTCGCCTCCGGCAAACAAAAGGAAGCGGCCTGGAAGTTCATCGAGTATCTTGCGACCTCGCCCGACGCGATTGCCAACTATACGATGAGCGTCAATTCCTCGCTGCCCTCGATCAAGGCAACGGGTAAGGCGGACCTTGACGCCGCGCTCGGCACGCCTGTGTTCAAGGCTTTCTCGGACGAGATCATCCCGACACTCGCGCCGCAGCCTTACGGCCCGGATTTCGCGGCCGCCGCCACCGCGATCATGGCCGGCGTCCAGGAGGCTGTCACAGGATCACAGCCGATCGACGACATCGCCGCGTCGATCCAGCTGGGGCTGCCGCAATAA
- a CDS encoding carbohydrate ABC transporter permease produces MAAETTTTEVRVRSRARHEPWLDRMVLPTLVVMAVVVGYPIVYTIALSVQNYNLLDFRPAAYVGAANYTKLAGDPIFWGSLTNTAVYTFGSVGVSALLGLALALLMENLGGARFRAIRALLLTPWAVPFVVVAFLFRYMYLQNGGVINAVLLSTGIIDAPIPWLNSSTLALPAVMVANIWAMAPFFFLLLSAALSAIPNEVIESARVDRAGTWGMIWHIKLPFLRNPLLISSLLMVISNFNDFAKIWAMTQGGPGYSTSTLVVYVYRLAFERFEFGYASAVGVIWLIMLMVLAWIYMRVLRMESR; encoded by the coding sequence ATGGCGGCTGAAACAACAACGACCGAAGTTCGTGTCAGGTCTCGTGCGCGCCACGAGCCCTGGCTCGACCGGATGGTGCTGCCGACGCTGGTCGTCATGGCCGTCGTCGTCGGCTATCCGATCGTCTATACCATCGCGCTGTCGGTGCAGAACTACAACCTGCTCGACTTCAGGCCGGCCGCTTACGTCGGCGCGGCCAACTATACCAAGCTGGCCGGCGATCCCATCTTTTGGGGTTCGCTCACCAACACGGCGGTCTACACATTCGGCAGCGTCGGCGTTTCTGCGCTGTTGGGGCTTGCACTTGCCCTGTTGATGGAAAACCTGGGCGGCGCGCGGTTCCGCGCGATACGTGCCCTGCTGCTGACACCCTGGGCCGTGCCATTCGTCGTGGTGGCATTCCTGTTCCGCTACATGTACCTGCAAAACGGCGGCGTCATCAACGCGGTGCTGTTATCGACCGGTATCATCGATGCGCCGATACCATGGCTCAATTCGTCAACGCTCGCCCTGCCGGCCGTCATGGTGGCTAATATCTGGGCCATGGCGCCGTTTTTCTTCCTGCTGCTCAGCGCCGCGCTGTCTGCGATTCCCAACGAGGTCATCGAATCGGCGCGTGTCGACCGCGCGGGTACCTGGGGCATGATCTGGCACATCAAGCTGCCGTTTCTGCGCAACCCGCTGTTGATCAGCAGTCTTCTGATGGTGATCTCCAACTTCAACGATTTTGCCAAGATCTGGGCGATGACTCAGGGCGGACCCGGATATTCGACCAGTACGCTCGTCGTCTACGTCTACCGCCTTGCCTTCGAACGCTTCGAGTTCGGCTACGCCTCGGCGGTCGGCGTGATCTGGCTGATCATGCTGATGGTGCTTGCCTGGATCTATATGCGCGTGCTGCGAATGGAAAGCCGATGA
- a CDS encoding carbohydrate ABC transporter permease has protein sequence MKPNVQSSRAGWLSPGNIARWVAIGFALLWSLAPIYWMLSTSFKTELEAARLDPTLWPEAPTIANYSGLMGTSLPFVSFFVNTVMSCLLTAIVCVVIATPAAYALSRARFRLAGTVGYAILSFRMLPMVVVLAPLYLLLLNAKLLDSGTGLVVGFTTFGLPFAVWMLKSFVDAVPIEVEEAARVDGYPRWQILLKVVVPLIMPGILTTGTFVFMEAWNNLIYPLTFITTIEKQTLPAALVLTFTGQFKTDWGGMMAAATITTLPLMIAFFAVQRSMVRGLTSGAVAGA, from the coding sequence ATGAAACCCAACGTTCAATCTTCCAGGGCCGGATGGCTGTCACCCGGTAATATCGCCCGCTGGGTCGCGATCGGTTTCGCGCTCCTGTGGAGTCTCGCACCGATCTACTGGATGCTCTCGACCTCCTTCAAGACGGAGCTGGAGGCGGCGCGCCTCGACCCGACCCTGTGGCCGGAAGCGCCGACGATCGCCAACTACAGCGGCCTCATGGGCACGTCGCTTCCCTTCGTGTCGTTCTTCGTCAACACCGTCATGAGCTGCCTGCTGACGGCGATCGTCTGCGTCGTCATCGCGACGCCGGCCGCCTACGCCCTCTCGCGGGCGCGCTTCAGGCTGGCGGGGACGGTGGGCTACGCCATACTCTCCTTCCGAATGCTGCCGATGGTGGTCGTGCTTGCGCCGCTCTATCTGCTGCTCCTCAATGCCAAGCTGCTCGACAGCGGCACGGGCCTCGTCGTCGGTTTCACGACCTTCGGCCTGCCTTTCGCGGTCTGGATGCTGAAGAGCTTCGTCGATGCCGTGCCGATCGAGGTCGAAGAGGCCGCCCGCGTCGACGGCTATCCACGCTGGCAGATCCTGCTGAAGGTGGTCGTGCCGCTGATCATGCCGGGTATCCTGACGACCGGGACCTTCGTGTTCATGGAAGCATGGAACAACCTCATCTATCCGCTGACCTTCATCACCACGATTGAGAAGCAGACGCTGCCGGCAGCCCTCGTGCTCACGTTCACGGGCCAGTTCAAGACGGACTGGGGCGGCATGATGGCTGCCGCGACGATCACCACCTTGCCGCTGATGATCGCCTTCTTCGCCGTGCAGCGATCGATGGTGCGCGGCCTTACATCGGGAGCGGTCGCCGGTGCCTGA
- a CDS encoding SDR family NAD(P)-dependent oxidoreductase, translating into MPDINRNKLNHERLSGLVALVTGAAGGIGLAVCRRLAAEGARVLMTDLDGARLAAAADDLRANGAEVDTLVADLAKKGERDRLVPVALERWGRFDILVNNAAFHGERRTFLDASEEEFEQIFAVNVTATAALCRAAARAMQAQGAGAIVNIGSIQAGLPVATYAAYVASKGAIAALTRALAVELAPAGIRVNAVLPGVIATEAFKQALADGADAKRQMPMTAALLERQGEAAEVAAAVTFLASSDASFITGAALPVDGGRSISRKADPFEQSFGDRTESGIPE; encoded by the coding sequence GTGCCTGATATCAATCGAAACAAGCTCAACCACGAGCGGCTCAGCGGCCTGGTCGCGCTCGTCACGGGAGCGGCGGGCGGCATCGGTCTCGCCGTCTGCCGGCGCCTTGCAGCCGAGGGTGCCCGCGTTCTGATGACGGATCTCGACGGAGCGCGGCTGGCCGCGGCCGCCGATGACCTTCGAGCGAATGGGGCCGAGGTCGATACCTTGGTCGCCGACCTCGCGAAGAAAGGCGAACGGGACCGGCTGGTTCCCGTAGCACTCGAGCGCTGGGGGCGGTTCGACATCCTCGTCAACAATGCCGCCTTTCATGGCGAGCGGCGGACTTTCCTGGACGCCTCCGAAGAGGAGTTCGAGCAGATTTTCGCTGTAAACGTCACCGCGACAGCCGCACTCTGCCGAGCGGCGGCCAGAGCGATGCAGGCGCAAGGCGCGGGCGCGATCGTCAATATCGGCTCGATCCAGGCCGGCCTGCCGGTGGCGACCTATGCGGCCTATGTGGCGAGCAAGGGCGCCATCGCGGCACTGACCCGCGCACTGGCAGTCGAGCTTGCCCCGGCCGGCATTCGGGTCAACGCGGTCCTGCCAGGGGTGATCGCGACCGAAGCTTTCAAGCAGGCACTCGCCGATGGAGCGGATGCCAAACGGCAGATGCCGATGACGGCGGCACTGCTCGAGCGTCAGGGCGAAGCTGCGGAAGTGGCTGCGGCCGTCACCTTCCTCGCTTCCTCTGACGCATCCTTCATCACCGGCGCCGCGCTACCCGTTGACGGCGGCCGCAGCATCAGCCGCAAGGCTGACCCATTTGAACAGTCCTTCGGTGACAGAACTGAATCAGGAATTCCGGAATGA
- a CDS encoding ABC transporter ATP-binding protein yields MTKIVLRNVEKHYGAVSVLRDCNLEINEGEFIVLVGPSGSGKTTLLRIIAGLEHITAGDLYFGERRVNDVDVGDRDIAMVFQNYGLYPHMSVYDNMAFGLKRRKMPTDEIDRRVRKSAEMLNIAPYLERRPRQLSGGQRQRVALGRAIVRDPKVFLLDEPLSNLDAHLRVQMRTEIMKVHRAVSATAVYVTHDQVEALTMGDRIVVMAEGRIHQVGTPDELYDSPDNKFVASFIGTPAMGFFDCPAAQMNGKGKAALAPRVRLTDAQHGLLSRNGNAKVTVGIRPERLSLTQEADETADILLPGRVDAVEMLGSEQYVHFFVEGGELTARVPREQQVRAGDAVTFRADAKHLYLFDPESGVALR; encoded by the coding sequence ATGACCAAAATCGTGCTGCGCAATGTCGAGAAGCACTACGGCGCCGTGTCCGTTCTTCGCGACTGCAATCTGGAAATCAACGAAGGCGAATTCATCGTCCTCGTCGGTCCTTCGGGATCGGGCAAGACTACGCTGCTGCGCATCATAGCGGGGCTGGAGCATATCACCGCGGGGGACCTCTATTTCGGTGAGCGCCGCGTCAATGATGTCGACGTCGGCGACCGTGACATAGCGATGGTGTTCCAGAACTATGGCCTCTACCCGCACATGTCGGTCTACGACAACATGGCGTTCGGCCTGAAGCGTCGGAAAATGCCGACCGACGAGATCGACCGGCGCGTGCGCAAGTCGGCCGAGATGCTCAATATCGCACCCTACCTCGAGCGCCGGCCGCGGCAGCTTTCGGGCGGGCAGCGTCAGCGCGTCGCGCTCGGGCGCGCCATCGTCCGCGATCCAAAGGTCTTCCTGCTCGACGAGCCGCTCTCCAATCTCGACGCCCATCTGCGCGTCCAGATGCGTACGGAAATCATGAAGGTGCATCGAGCGGTATCGGCGACGGCAGTTTATGTCACGCACGACCAGGTCGAGGCCCTGACGATGGGTGATCGCATCGTCGTGATGGCGGAGGGGCGCATCCACCAGGTCGGGACCCCCGACGAGCTCTATGACAGCCCGGACAACAAGTTCGTCGCTTCTTTCATTGGGACGCCTGCGATGGGCTTCTTTGATTGCCCTGCGGCGCAGATGAACGGTAAGGGCAAGGCGGCCCTTGCACCGCGCGTTCGCCTGACCGATGCACAGCACGGGCTCCTGTCGCGGAACGGAAACGCGAAGGTGACGGTCGGCATCCGCCCCGAAAGGCTCTCTCTCACGCAAGAGGCAGACGAGACGGCAGATATCCTGCTTCCCGGCCGGGTCGACGCCGTCGAGATGCTCGGCTCGGAGCAGTATGTGCACTTCTTCGTGGAGGGCGGTGAGCTGACCGCGCGCGTGCCACGCGAGCAGCAGGTCAGAGCCGGCGATGCCGTTACATTCCGTGCTGACGCAAAGCACCTATACCTCTTCGATCCGGAAAGCGGCGTGGCGCTGCGGTAG